The genomic stretch caggtgtaTACACTCAGATACGTGAGCAGGAGTTCATCtccttcatatggaaaaacattaTATGCCGctttggcatccccaaagaaatcaataGCGACAACGGGCCTCAGTTCGTCGGAAAAAGAACGACTGAGTTTTTCGAAAAGTGGCACATCAAATGAATACTCTCCACATCATACCACCCTGCCGCCAATGGTCAAGTCGAATCGTTCAATAAAGTAATATTGAACATATTTAAAAAGAAGCTTGAGGAAGCTAAAGGGCTATGGCCCGAACTACTATCGGAAatattatgggcataccgcactacgCCAAAAACCAACACAGGAGAAATGCCATATTCACTGGTCTACAGGACCGACGCAGTTATACCCGTCGAGGTCGGGGAACCCAGTTTGAGATACTTCAACGATAGCGGAACAGGCAATGACAaaagtaggctacaagatctggatgaagttgaagaacgaagagacatggcccacataagaatggtagcccagaagcagcaagtagaaagatactacaacaagagAGCCAAGGTGCGACCACTCAAAATTGTCGACTACCtcctcaaggccaaaacacaagcgTCAAAAGACCCTAATAAGGGAAAATTGGGAGCGAACTGGGACGGATTGTACAAAAtcgtagcaacaacaacaaaggaGCGTTCCAGCTAGgaacaatggagggaaaactactccaaaacaactggaacGTAGCCCATCTCAAGTATTTTCACTTCTAAAAGAAGGCGtcacctaagtcgtactctttttccctcacctggGTTTTGTCCCAGTCGGATTTTcccggggaggtttttaatgaggcggcaAGGGGGACACCTTAAGGAACGACATGTTGTTCATTACCTCGACCCGTTGATATGACCTCCGGACCAAAGTAATGAAGGGATTACATAtagataatcaaatctccattgtatttacagaatcaaatctccattataTATACAGAACCGAATCTCTACTAGTCGGCATGTGACGTCTTTCTACGAGAATACGATCAAATCTTCAACAatgtaagttcgacctcgtttgaatcacgacgggattcaacttcgacgacagttcgaagcaatatCCCattggccaaggccatcaacgacaatgtaagttcgacctcgttcgaaccacgacgggattctacttcgatgacagttcgaagcaacatcccaatggccaaggccatcaacgaTAATGTAAGTTCGgtctcgttcgaaccacgacgggattctacttcgacgacagtttgaagcaacatcccaatggccaaggccatcgatgacaatgtaagttcgacctcgttcaaaccacAACGGGATTCTACTtcaacgacagttcgaagcaacatcccaatggccaagacTATAGACGACAatgtaagttcgacctcgttcaaaccaTGACGGGATTCTGCTTCGatgatagttcgaagcaacatcccaatggaaGGCCATCAATGACAATGTAAGTTCAacctcattcgaaccacgacgggattctacttcgacgacagttcaaagcaacatcccaatggccaaggccatcgacgacaatgtaagttcgacctcgttcaaaccacagggggattctacttcgactacagtttgaagcaacatcccaatgacCAAGGCCATCGATGACAATGTAAGTTTGACCTCGTTTGAACCACAACGGGATTAtacttcgacgatagttcgaagcaacaccccactggccaaggccatcgatgaaaacataagttcgacctcgttcgaactacgacggaaTCCTGCCTCGACGACACTTCGAAGCAACACCCCactggccaaggccatcgacgaaaacataagtttgacctcattcgaactacgataAGATCCCGcctcgacgacagttcgaagcaacatctcAATAGCCGAGGGCGTCAACGATATCATGTGTGCGATGAATGTAAGAAAAAAAACAAGTCGACAAAAGTAAATTTTACATTACAACAAAACATTATTTACACTGGCCCCTACAAACGGGCCCAAGTACGACCCGTGCAAAAATccctaaacaaaagaaaatacaaactaaAACTACACATCATCCCCAGCGGGGTAAGAGTCTTCGTACCATGAATCTGAAGCAAGGTGATTCGCATCATCAGAGTTGATATTATCCCCGTCATGTGTGAGGGGGTCGTACCCGCATGACTCACGAGTTGCACGAGCTTCGGCGTGCACAGTCTGAACCTCCGCCTCAGTAGCCCTTCTCTCTGTGTGAAAAGCCTTATACACATCAAGCTGAGCTTCTGCATGGACCCGTTACTCGTATAAATGACGGGGTATAACCGGATCGGCCGAGGTGCAAGACGTAGAAGGCTGAGAACGTCGACGCGCATCCTCCTCCCTCAGCGAGGCCATTTGTCCGTTTAATGCGGTCAGCTCCGCCTCCAATTCTTTGACACGCCCTTCGAGCCTTGCCACCCGACGACTAGAGGCTTCCTTCTCCTCAGTCAACTCTGACCTAGAAATACGGAGGGCATCTTCAAAGATACTGATACAGAAATTGCTGCCGCTAGCTTATCAGCGCTAATGTTCAGCTCGCCCTTAAGCCCCTCAATCTCTGCCACCTTAGTACTCAACTCAGCGGTCAAGTCGGCCACCTTCGCCTGTAAGTCGGCATTCTCAGCCATCACCCCCCTGCTCAACTCGAGATCGTCCTCCTTCGTCTTAAGGGAGACCTCCAACTCACTGTTACGGGCAACAACCTTCACGAGCTCTTTGTCCCTCTCCCTCAGCTCCTTAATCTTGCACTCCAACAGGTCCTCCCGCTACTTGAGCTCCTCACGGAAAACTTGAAACTCAGGGTCGTGATGATAAATGTCAGCCATCGCCCGCTGCATAGCCCGATACTGATGATATTTGGATGACATTTTCTCATAAAGTCCCGTCCTTCTCCTCTCTCTACCTCCATGACGAGGGTCTGACCAAAACGAAGGGAAGAAGTCAGAAAC from Nicotiana sylvestris chromosome 12, ASM39365v2, whole genome shotgun sequence encodes the following:
- the LOC138883849 gene encoding uncharacterized protein, which produces MPYSLVYRTDAVIPVEVGEPSLRYFNDSGTGNDKSRLQDLDEVEERRDMAHIRMVAQKQQVERYYNKRAKVRPLKIVDYLLKAKTQASKDPNKGKLGANWDGLYKIVATTTKERSS